One Aspergillus oryzae RIB40 DNA, chromosome 2 genomic window carries:
- a CDS encoding uncharacterized protein (predicted protein) yields the protein MDRITRLNLLFSQDEALLRLDTQLRTVPEVQSNRDSVPINDNVNIDREPSTTTISQPVQSLGPSKPATGDEQRENVREKGSESVAPIPGSFIQTTPNDTIPSPSLEGPNVPHDGTFSPLVTISRYAYKYVKGPLSQKLASEFFDGGKFWNRCWDLYYIKLRPLTGPRHLILVPTTQVRAFFQEINRALQCSFTLSEEGLVLPLNKEGFPQPIFIGRSTCRETKDRLESQIPASSEAPRPSPGMEEQFTAFEQMIEAAWETTRNKKKVSKAKQQQRLENQQRLVEGLRRVQSYLGLRSSETDDLIDDAAWEEKKAQEPVPETPRPLHMDQPAPFPFWMEPVFISIDVESNEYHHKQITEVGISILDTLDLVGMSPAEAGAHWRTKIQSRHLRVEEYAHHVNQHFVAGCPGNFDFGASEWVSADDLGAVVQNAFQIPSSSSSTRAPRHLVLVGHAVSSDVQYLRQIGVRMERKPEGTAGFIGVVDTAEFFRIIRGEPTTRKLADILQEFNMTGWHLHNAGNDARYTMEVMLCMMLEHSR from the exons ATGGATAGAATAACACGTCTGAATCTGTTGTTCAGCCAGGACGAAGCCTTGTTGAGACTCGATACTCAACTCCGGACTGTGCCTGAGGTTCAGTCCAACCGGGACTCTGTTCCTATCAACGACAACGTAAACATTGACAGGGAGCCCTCTACCACTACCATTTCACAGCCGGTGCAGAGCCTCGGGCCCTCTAAACCAGCTACCGGTGATGAGCAACGTGAGAATGTGAGGGAGAAGGGTTCCGAAAGCGTAGCTCCAATTCCTGGATCTTTCATACAGACAACTCCGAACGATACCATCCCGTCCCCTTCTCTAGAAGGCCCTAACGTGCCTCATGACGGAACTTTCTCTCCTTTGGTGACAATCTCAAGGTACGCCTACAAGTACGTCAAAGGCCCGCTATCACAGAAATTGGCCAGCGAATTCTTCGATGGAGGCAAGTTCTGGAACCGATGTTGGGATCT GTACTATATCAAGCTTCGACCTCTTACGGGCCCTCGTCATTTGATTCTCGTGCCCACGACCCAGGTCCGTGCCTTTTTCCAGGAGATTAACCGTGCCCTGCAATGCAGTTTCACTCTATCAGAGGAAGGACTGGTTCTTCCCTTGAATAAAGAAGGCTTTCCGCAGCCCATATTCATAGGCAGAAGTACATGTCGGGAAACGAAAGATCGCCTTGAATCGCAAATCCCTGCCTCATCGGAGGCGCCTCGTCCTTCGCCTGGGATGGAAGAGCAGTTCACTGCTTTTGAGCAAATGATAGAGGCCGCATGGGAAACAactagaaacaaaaagaaggtcTCTAAGGCCAAGCAGCAACAACGCCTGGAAAATCAACAACGTCTAGTTGAGGGTCTCCGACGAGTACAGAGTTACCTGGGTCTCCGCTCCAGTGAGACAGATGACCTGATTGATGACGCGGCctgggaggaaaagaaagcccagGAACCGGTGCCTGAGACCCCCCGGCCGCTGCACATGGATCAGCCGGCGCCGTTTCCCTTCTGGATGGAGCCTGTATTTATTAGTATTGATGTGGAATCTAACGAGTATCATCATAAGCAGATAACGGAAGTGGGCATATCCATTCTGGATACGTTGGATCTCGTTGGCATGTCTCCAGCCGAAGCCGGGGCTCATTGGAGGACTAAAATCCAGTCGCGTCATCTGCGTGTGGAAGAATACGCTCACCACGTCAATCAACACTTTGTCGCAGGCTGTCCCGGTAATTTCGATTTCGGAGCCAGTGAATGGGTCTCAGCCGATGATCTGGGCGCTGTTGTGCAGAACGCCTTCCAAAtcccatcctcatcttcttccacacGTGCACCACGTCATCTAGTCCTTGTTGGACATGCTGTAAGCAGCGACGTCCAGTATCTCCGCCAGATAGGAGTACGAATGGAGCGCAAGCCAGAGGGAACAGCCGGGTTCATAGGGGTGGTGGACACAGCGGAATTCTTCCGTATCATTCGCGGTGAGCCGACCACGCGCAAACTGGCAGATATACTCCAGGAATTTAACATGACCGGCTGGCATTTACACAACGCGGGGAATGATGCGCGATACACCATGGAGGTGATGCTCTGCATGATGCTGGAACATAGCCGATGA
- a CDS encoding putative PHD finger domain protein (predicted protein): MADYDDDDAGGVILDGPFDPDAQATVTDFIDYTEYLPADIIRSLTLIRGLDERYLEATQGVHELTKTYGQLPELPPDGRPDARNLRKDISSQLDRAINARESAYAEACRLYDVVDRHFNRLDCIKQKLEALPKPPPAETTAPQAVPVTKRGRPTKKGDDVVAPTTRITLRLDSHDHTKPTSTLKSRTRRSVLSAEHLAGLHPDSPIASTEHSDVEEPKAIPSESPAEAAVAPGRKEKQGRRSRTSLGTHTHSGVANISTSNALAMLKPPPEDAKPGSEDMPWLRLTEWEMTKLRKKMKKNAVWQPSEVMIHRELALRGRGWEAYRAAKAQAEANGSEFIDCDDIMNNYIPGKLTKRSEATKDTEGTFETKLSNRGMKLNEAKKLKRENQAREQAAAAAAEAELAAKRQGQAASPTKAPVPSIDQAQTSKPSRAAKKRKPDESPVMDATTAPLAGAETRAALRSPSKRRKTSDTPMESSVSVPSASTTTPSANVPTPAAEVTETKPTPPPASPVGSKRSVPPSGAVVAPPALEGTTRTPPVTRPPSRRRSAAASAEPVPSIGLITAGRELRRKSATPARKTPVPDVTRAASLSAPRRRKRPAPGPVSSGQDGGAAVSYGRRKAKPGKKRFREHGPKDGDIRIDEDGVLEEIDPNEPRYCLCGDVSFGTMICCENTDCDREWFHLDCVGLSEVPSRTAKWYCPECRVKFNKGSDGIVKIGLRR, from the exons ATGGCAGAttacgacgacgacgacgctGGTGGAGTCATTCTGGACGGCCCCTTTGATCCTGACGCCCAAGCTACCGTCACCGACTTCATCGATTACACCGAATACCTCCCTGCTGATATCATCCGTTCCCTTACTCTCATCCGCGGCTTGGACGAGCGCTATCTGGAAGCCACTCAAGGCGTGCATGAGCTCACCAAGACTTATGGTCAGCTCCCCGAATTACCTCCAGATGGACGTCCGGATGCGCGCAATTTGCGCAAAGATATCTCCTCCCAGCTCGACCGCGCAATCAATGCCCGCGAGTCCGCTTACGCGGAGGCCTGTCGTTTATACGATGTTGTCGATCGCCATTTCAATCGCCTAGACTGTATCAAGCAGAAGCTTGAGGCACTTCCAAAACCACCGCCCGCCGAAACCACTGCGCCGCAGGCTGTGCCCGTCACCAAGCGTGGTCgaccaacaaagaaaggtgatgatgtggtAGCTCCCACAACGCGCATCACACTTCGCTTGGATAGCCATGATCATACGAAACCTACATCAACTCTGAAATCGAGAACGCGACGGTCAGTCCTCTCAGCGGAGCACCTTGCTGGTCTGCACCCCGACTCGCCGATCGCCAGTACCGAGCATTCGGATGTGGAGGAGCCCAAAGCTATACCTTCAGAGTCGCCTGCTGAAGCCGCAGTCGCTCCAGGccggaaagagaaacaaggcagGCGATCGCGGACCTCACTGGGCACCCATACACATAGCGGTGTGGCAAATATCTCAACGAGTAATGCCCTGGCAATGCTCAAGCCTCCTCCTGAAGACGCAAAGCCAGGTAGCGAGGACATGCCGTGGTTGCGTCTGACAGAGTGGGAGATGACCAAGCTGCGtaagaagatgaagaaaaacGCCGTGTGGCAGCCGAGTGAGGTGATGATACACCGCGAACTAGCCCTTCGAGGCCGGGGATGGGAGGCTTATAGAGCCGCGAAAGCGCAAGCTGAGGCGAATGGGTCCGAGTTCATCGACTGCGATGATATCATGAACAACTATATCCCGGGGAAATTGACCAAGCGGAGTGAAGCAACCAAAGATACGGAGGGCACATTTGAGACAAAGTTGAGCAATCGGGGTATGAAACTGAACGAGGCGAAGAAACTCAAGCGTGAAAATCAAGCGCGCGAACAAGCGGCTGCCGCTGCAGCGGAGGCAGAGTTGGCCGCCAAACGCCAGGGACAGGCCGCATCTCCTACTAAGGCCCCAGTACCCAGCATCGATCAGGCGCAGACTAGCAAACCAAGCAGAgccgcgaagaagagaaaacccGACGAGAGTCCGGTGATGGATGCTACTACCGCCCCTTTGGCAGGTGCAGAAACACGAGCTGCGCTACGGAGTCCGTCGAAACGCCGTAAAACAAGCGACACACCGATGGAATCGAGTGTCAGTGTCCCAAGTGCTTCAACTACCACACCGTCAGCTAACGTACCTACGCCCGCTGCTGAAGTGACTGAAACGAAGCCTACACCTCCACCTGCCTCTCCTGTCGGATCTAAGCGCTCGGTTCCACCATCCGGAGCTGTGGTCGCTCCACCTGCCTTAGAGGGTACTACAAGAACGCCTCCCGTAACCCGACCCCCTTCCAGACGTCGCTCGGCTGCTGCGTCAGCCGAACCAGTTCCTTCTATCGGGCTCATCACGGCAGGAAGAGAGCTTCGGCGAAAGAGCGCTACCCCTGCACGCAAGACCCCAGTTCCAGATGTTACTCGAGCAGCTAGCTTGAGTGCGCCTCGCCGCAGGAAGCGGCCCGCTCCAGGCCCCGTATCatctggacaagatggcGGTGCAGCGGTGAGCTACGGCCGCCGTAAGGCTAAACCCGGAAAGAAACGGTTTCGCGAGCACGGACCCAAGGATGGCGACATCCgcattgatgaagatggtgtacTAGAGGAGATCGACCCTAATGAGCCTCGCTACTGCCTTTGTGGAGACGTAAGCTTCGGCACGATGATCTGTTGTGAGAACACTGAT TGCGACAGGGAATGGTTCCACCTGGACTGTGTCGGACTCTCCGAAGTTCCCAGTCGAACTGCTAAGTGGTACTGTCCGGAGTGTCGCGTGAAGTTCAACAAGGGGTCCGATGGGATTGTCAAGATCGGTCTTCGTCGGTAG
- the eb1 gene encoding microtubule-binding protein BIM1 (microtubule-binding protein involved in cell cycle control): MSRVKFNVNAEYGYLQNFKVLQNVFARHQVDKPIPVQQLTKCRMQDNLEFLQWTKKYWDQHFPGGDYDAVARRKASGAPPAAAGSRAGAASAGATRRGATPTGAVARPRVAAASGPNVSALQQEIATQKEAIGGLEKERDFYFAKLRDIELLLQSAIEADPELEKDDDSLVKHIQGILYSTECGSETELVTFTKINSTSYRRMLIIHGFPGSHRRLRELCTLQHDRCDELGAETKH, translated from the exons ATGTCCCGTGTGAAATTCAACGTCAATGCCGAGTATGGCTACCTTCAAAATTTCAAGGTCCTTCAAA ACGTGTTTGCTCGCCACCAGGTAGACAAGCCAATTCCCGTGCAACAACTTACCAAATGCCGCATGCAGGACAACCTTGAATTCCTGCAGTGGACGAAGAAATATTGGGACCAGCACTTCCCTGGTGGTGACTACGATGCTGTTGCTCGTCGGAAGGCTTCGGGtgctcctcctgctgctgctggttcTCGCGCAGGCGCAGCCTCAGCTGGAGCCACACGGCGGGGAGCTACGCCTACCGGTGCCGTAGCTCGTCCACGAGTCGCGGCAGCAAGCGGGCCTAACGTGTCTGCATTGCAGCAAGAGATTGCGACTCAGAAGGAAGCTATTGGCgggttggagaaggagcgGGATTTCTATTTTGCTAAGCTCCGAGACATTGAGCTGTTGCTGCAAAGTGCCATCGAGGCAGACCCcgagttggagaaggatgacgATTCGTTGGTGAAGCACATTCAAGGCATTCTGTACTCGACAGAG TGTGGATCGGAGACGGAATTGGTTACGTTTACGAAGATAAATTCGACATCGTATAGAAGAATGTTAATAATTCACGGATTCCCCGGGTCGCACCGCAGGCTTAGA GAACTCTGTACCTTGCAGCATGATAGATGTGATGAACTGGGGGCGGAGACCAAACACTAG
- a CDS encoding F-box/WD repeat-containing protein (beta-TrCP (transducin repeats containing)/Slimb proteins) translates to MSPREAATLPSRRRPSLSFRPRPRTATSSTHQTTRLENDVWGGGSAVDAADDEGQVLEEMNHFPEPVPRRREARSFSSLRHPVDGLRALGRRLSVTIRNKSSRHSAHHHQDDLGDLNHEPEFTPRNRHSWCKGTNIDRRFSHHSVSGLHGFYAPTAPVRAPIPGNGSEPPILPDDIYAGAAARAAAVVQNELFRIERDGAKYSDMGLTRDSESGIGIDLRDRSELSDTDLAFLRLDPVTHLPPEVMSHIFTYLDPQSLMQCESVSHAWSEQASSRHIWRHVFRHTYGHSRPVGASKKKRSAGLGKSLPDQDWKRMFLVRRALEQRWKEGKAAAIYLHGHKDSVYCAQFDEDKIITGSRDRTIRVWDAHYPWPCRKIIGPPPGDIAGIGPVNNMSQQSSGKPPFLTICPPPTLSAGITTPVEQASEYHSASILCLQFDDEIMVTGSSDYTCIVWDIQNDYQPIRRLEGHRAGVLDVCFDDRYIVSCSKDTTICVWDRQTGALRQRLVGHRGPVNAVQLRGDLIVSASGDGVAKLWNITSGHCVKEFHSKDRGLACVEFSEDARTILTGGNDQVIYQFDANTGDMVNELKGHEGLVRSLHLDSAGQRIVSGSYDMSVKVFDAQTGELSIDLPGWTTSWMLSVKSDYRRILATSQDSRAVIMDFGYGLDGIELLEE, encoded by the exons ATGTCACCACGTGAGGCTGCAACACTTCCCTCCCGACGACGtccttccctctccttcagACCTCGACCTCGCACAGCTACCTCGTCGACTCATCAGACTACCCGTTTAGAAAACGACGTATGGGGTGGAGGGTCCGCTGTCGATGCAGCCGATGATGAGGGGCaggtgttggaggaaatgAATCATTTCCCTGAACCAGTTCCCAGGCGCCGAGAAGcgagaagcttctccagTCTACGCCATCCTGTTGATGGCTTGCGCGCTTTAGGCCGCCGCTTATCGGTCACGATCCGGAATAAGTCTTCCAGGCACTcggctcatcatcatcaagatgACCTGGGCGACTTGAACCATGAGCCGGAATTCACCCCTAGAAATAGGCATTCATGGTGCAAGGGTACCAATATCGACCGCCGATTTTCGCATCACAGCGTATCGGGGCTGCACGGCTTTTATGCACCAACTGCGCCTGTCCGTGCTCCGATTCCAGGCAATGGCTCGGAGCCCCCCATTCTTCCAGACGATATCTATGCAGGCGCGGCCGCTCGGGCGGCCGCTGTAGTCCAGAACGAACTGTTCAGGATTGAGAGGGATGGTGCAAAGTACTCCGACATGGGACTGACGAGAGATTCGGAGAGCGGCATTGGTATCGATCTGCGTGACCGCTCCGAACTCTCTGACACGGATCTGGCCTTTTTGCGCCTCGATCCGGTAACCCATCTACCACCAGAGGTCATGTCACATATTTTTACTTATCTCGACCCCCAGTCACTTATGCAATGTGAATCGGTCTCTCACGCTTGGAGTGAGCAGGCCTCCTCCCGGCATATTTGGAGACATGTGTTCCGTCACACCTATGGACATAGTCGCCCTGTCGGCGCctcgaagaaaaagcgatCTGCCGGTTTAGGAAAATCTCTCCCAGACCAAGACTGGAAGAGAATGTTTCTTGTCCGCCGCGCCCTGGAGCAGCGGTGGAAGGAAGgcaaggctgctgctattTATCTCCACGGACACAAAGACAGCGTGTATTGTGCACAATTTGATGA GGACAAAATCATTACGGGATCTCGTGATCGAACCATCAGAGTGTGGGATGCTCATTATCCTTGGCCATGCCGCAAGATTATTGGACCTCCTCCAGGAGATATTGCCGGTATTGGGCCTGTCAATAACATGTCCCAGCAGTCATCTGGGAAGCCACCCTTTCTTACAATCTGCCCCCCGCCGACGCTCTCCGCTGGGATTACCACCCCGGTTGAACAAGCTTCAGAATACCATAGTGCATCCATCCTCTGCCTTCAATTCGATGACGAGATCATGGTCACGGGGTCATCTGACTATACCTGCATTGTTTGGGATATTCAGAATGACTATCAGCCTATTCGCCGCCTGGAAGGCCACCGGGCAGGTGTGCTAGATGTGTGCTTTGATGATCGTTATATTGTTTCTTGTTCGAAGGATACTACCATCTGTGTTTGGGATCGGCAGACTGGAGCTCTCCGTCAAAGGCTTGTCGGCCACCGGGGCCCTGTCAACGCAGTTCAGCTACGTGGCGATTTAATTGTCTCTGCGAGCGGAGACGGCGTCGCCAAACTGTGGAACATCACGTCTGGCCACTGTGTCAAAGAATTTCACAGTAAAGATCGCGGACTAGCATGCGTTGAGTTTAGTGAAGATGCCAGGACTATCCTCACCGGTGGTAACGATCAAGTTATATATCAGTTTGATGCAAACACTGGTGATATGGTCAATGAGCTGAAAGGCCACGAAGGGCTAGTCCGGTCTCTGCACCTGGACAGTGCGGGACAGCGGATCGTCAGCGGAAGTTACGATATGAGCGTTAAGGTCTTTGACGCGCAGACTGGGGAGTTGTCAATTGACCTACCCGGCTGGACCACCAGCTGGATGTTGAGTGTGAAGTCGGACTATCGACGCATCCTAGCCACAAGCCAGGATTCTCGAGCTGTCATCATGGACTTTGGCTATGGACTAGATGGCATTGAATTGTTAGAGGAATAG
- a CDS encoding dihydrodipicolinate synthase family protein (predicted protein) yields the protein MASRTPLRPGVYAPTMTFFNPDTEDLDTPTIRRHAVRLAKAGLVGLVTMGSNGEAVHLTREERKTVIRETRSALVEAGFSNVPVITGASEQSIRGTIDLCKESAEAGAEYALIVPPSYYRYAVGNDETLYEYFTAVADGSPLPLILYNYPGAVSGIDMDSDLIIRISQHPNIVGTKFTCANTGKLTRVATALNAITPESPLTPKRKNVSTKKVENHPYVAFGGIADFSLQTLASGGSAILAGGANVLPRLCVQIFNLWSAGRFTEAMETQQLLSAADWVLTKTAIPGTKGAIQSYYGYGGYPRRPLGRLSEAKTQEVADNIKEAMEVERSLPDIA from the coding sequence ATGGCGTCCCGTACCCCCCTTCGCCCCGGAGTTTACGCTCCTACCATGACCTTTTTCAACCCTGACACTGAAGACCTCGACACCCCTACCATCCGTCGTCATGCTGTCCGTCTTGCCAAGGCCGGTCTGGTCGGTCTGGTCACCATGGGCTCCAACGGAGAAGCAGTTCATCTGACCCGTGAGGAGCGCAAGACCGTCATTCGCGAGACACGATCTGCACTCGTGGAGGCTGGCTTCTCCAACGTACCTGTCATCACCGGAGCCAGCGAGCAGAGCATTCGCGGCACAATTGATCTGTGCAAAGAATCCGCCGAAGCCGGTGCGGAGTATGCTCTCATTGTCCCTCCAAGCTACTACCGCTACGCTGTCGGCAACGACGAGACCCTGTATGAGTACTTTACCGCAGTGGCAGATGGTTCTCCTCTGCCATTGATTCTGTATAACTACCCCGGTGCTGTGTCTGGGATCGACATGGACTCGGACCTGATCATCCGCATCTCACAACACCCTAACATCGTGGGCACTAAGTTCACCTGCGCCAACACAGGCAAATTGACTCGTGTCGCTACCGCTCTCAATGCCATCACCCCTGAATCGCCTCTGACTCCTAAGCGCAAGAATGTCTCGACCAAGAAAGTCGAGAACCATCCTTATGTAGCCTTTGGTGGCATTGCAGACTTTTCTCTGCAGACCTTGGCCTCTGGTGGTTCCGCCATTCTGGCTGGTGGTGCCAATGTCCTTCCCCGTTTGTGTGTACAGATTTTCAACCTTTGGAGCGCTGGTCGCTTTACAGAGGCTATGGAAACTCAGCAGCTGCTGAGTGCTGCCGATTGGGTACTCACGAAGACTGCCATCCCAGGTACCAAGGGTGCCATTCAGTCGTATTATGGTTACGGTGGCTATCCTCGCCGGCCTTTGGGACGCCTGAGCGAGGCTAAGACGCAAGAGGTAGCTGATAACATCAAAGAAGCTATGGAGGTGGAGCGGTCGTTGCCTGATATTGCATAA
- a CDS encoding uncharacterized protein (predicted protein) yields MKRQAQDGSQPQTDGAISQEDQVSVQVTIAATDNPQTTPDATAVTASPTTEPTAPDVTTAQSSPAVPTASEENLTASSASPTATADTSSETTSHDFSTSPTSLPVISSASDTFASQIPLSPVSSSEMPQSSSSTIVSTTTSSSSSSSSQTSSTSSSSSGSSSSTTTKSSTSTYSTTSTTSELTTTSLPSGTGGGASYGWDGGSGPTATEQTPLTTGPTTSATSPPSQGSGALDSQTKGKIAGGVVGGVAGAMVLVVLVFLLLRRRRAYQNRAPEVLPPGDMTGTAKAP; encoded by the exons ATGAAGCGGCAAGCGCAGGACGGGTCGCAGCCCCAAACGGACGGCGCAATATCCCAGGAAGACCAGGTTTCAGTGCAAGTCACGATAGCTGCTACCGATAATCCTCAGACGACACCTGATGCTACAGCAGTAACGGCCTCACCAACAACTGAGCCTACAGCACCAGATGTCACCACTGCTCAAAGCTCACCGGCTGTTCCGACTGCCTCCGAAGAAAACCtgactgcttcttctgcttcaCCTACCGCAACAGCTGATACTTCGTCTGAGACGACTAGTCATGATTTCTCGACTTCGCCTACTTCTCTTCCTGTAATATCTTCTGCTTCCGATACCTTCGCTTCCCAAATACCTCTCTCGCCTGTGAGCTCTAGTGAGATGCCTCAGTCATCTTCCAGCACTATAGTCTCCACCACAACgagttcttcatcctccagttCTAGCCAAACTTCGTCAACGTCTAGTTCTAGCTCAGGCTCATCTTCCAGCACAACCACGAAATCCTCAACTTCTACATACTCTACAACCTCTACCACGTCTGAGCTTACTACAACTTCATTGCCCTCCGGCACCGGAGGCGGCGCCTCAtatggatgggatggaggaTCGGGACCGACAGCTACCGAACAGACACCTTTGACTACTGGACCGACTACTTCAGCGACAAGCCCCCCTTCCCAGGGCTCTGGTGCTCTCGACAGCCAAACTAAAGGCAAAATTGCTGGTGGTGTAGTTGGTGGTGTGGCCGGTGCTATGGTTTTGGTGGTCCTAGTTTTCTTACTTCTCCGGAGACGGAGAGCATACCAAAATCGTGCCCCTGAAGTCCTTCCACCCGGTGATATGACTGGCACTGCT AAAGCACCTTAG
- a CDS encoding Gfo/Idh/MocA family protein (predicted protein), with product MAPPSVLMVGTGEYTTGYVGGTASTSDKKVGVVGLTLFDLRRRGKVGNLSMVGVSGRKFPGIRSHLQKNISDVYNGLDVSFTSYPADDQTDPDAYKAAIDALDPGSAITIFTPDPTHFPIALYAIQRKIHVLITKPATQLLSDHLTLLEEARKNGVFVFIEHHKRFDPAYSDARAKARNLGDFNYFYSYMSQPKSQLETFKAWAGKDSDISYYLNSHHIDINESMVPEYAPVKVTASASKGTALDLGCVNETEDTITLLVEWRKKSDPSRVATGVYTASWTAPQKAGVHSNQYFHYMGSKGEIRINQAKRGYDVTEDEQGLIWLNPFYMRYAPDEDGNFSGQTGYGYISFEKFIDAVTAVNEGRVTLDQLDARPLPTLKNTIATTAILHAGRISLDERRPVEIVTEGDKWELK from the exons ATGGCTCCTCCTAGTGTATTGATG GTGGGTACGGGCGAGTACACCACAGGCTACGTCGGCGGCACAGCATCGACATCCGACAAAAAGGTCGGCGTAGTAGGCCTGACGCTCTTCGACCTGCGCCGACGAGGCAAAGTCGGCAACCTGAGCATGGTAGGAGTGTCTGGACGCAAATTCCCCGGAATCC GCTCCCACCTCCAAAAGAATATCTCCGACGTCTACAACGGCCTCGACGTCTCCTTCACTTCCTACCCAGCAGACGACCAAACCGACCCAGACGCCTACAAGGCCGCTATCGATGCCCTCGACCCCGGCTCAGCAATCACAATCTTCACCCCCGATCCAACCCACTTCCCCATCGCCCTCTACGCCATACAGCGCAAGATCCACGTCCTGATCACCAAGCCCGCAACCCAGCTCCTGTCTGACCACCTCACGCTCCTCGAAGAAGCCCGCAAGAACGgtgtcttcgtcttcatcgagCACCACAAGCGCTTCGACCCAGCGTACTCCGACGCGCGCGCGAAGGCCCGCAACCTGGGCGACTTCAACTACTTCTACAGTTACATGAGCCAGCCCAAGAGCCAGCTGGAGACATTCAAGGCCTGGGCCGGCAAGGACAGCGATATCTCATACTATTTGAACTCGCACCATATCGATATCAACGAGAGCATGGTGCCCGAGTATGCGCCGGTGAAGGTCACGGCGTCGGCGTCGAAGGGTACGGCGCTGGATTTGGGCTGTGTAAATGAGACGGAGGATACGATTACACTGCTGGTGGAGTGGAGGAAAAAGAGCGATCCCTCGCGTGTTGCGACGGGCGTTTATACTGCTTCTTGGACGGCGCCGCAGAAGGCGGGTGTGCATTCGAACCAGTATTTCCATT ATATGGGCTCAAAGGGTGAGATCCGCATTAACCAGGCCAAGCGTGGCTACGATGTCACTGAGGATGAGCAGGGCTTGATCTGGCTCAACCC CTTCTATATGCGCTATGCACCTGACGAGGACGGCAACTTCAGCGGCCAAACTGGCTACGGCTACATTAGCTTCGAGAAGTTCATTGACGCCGTCACGGCAGTCAATGAGGGTCGGGTAACACTGGATCAGCTCGATGCCAGACCACTCCCGACACTCAAGAACACAATTGCGACCACGGCTATTCTGCATGCGGGACGGATCTCGCTGGACGAGAGACGGCCTGTCGAGATCGTGACCGAGGGCGACAAGTGGGAGTTGAAGTGA
- a CDS encoding NAD(P)-dependent alcohol dehydrogenase (alcohol dehydrogenase, class V) — MPYPEEAEGFQVDSPDTYTNFNRRFFKLKPFGDYDVDIKIEACGVCGSDLHTISGGWGDQKFPLCVGHEIIGRAIRVGPKVTLIQEGQRVGVGAQSYSCGECKQCKNDNETYCPVLMMDTYGSEWPETGIVSQGGYSSHVRTHEHWVFPIPEQLETNLVAPMLCAGLTAYSPLVRNGAGPGKKVGIVGLGGIGHFGIMFAKALGAETWAISRSRAKEADARKLGADGYIATAEEGWEKDHLCSFDLIINCASSSQGFDLAKYLSLMDVHGRWISVGLPEEDGQVIKAQNLIANGVLIGASHLGSRREMLDMLKLAADKGLRGWVEELQIGEEGLKEAMVRMKKGDVHYRFTMTGYDKVFA, encoded by the exons ATGCCTTATCCCGAGGAAGCTGAGGGTTTCCAGGTCGACAGCCCTGATACCTATACCAACTTCAACAGACGATTC TTCAAGTTGAAGCCCTTTGGTGACTATG ACGTTGATATCAAGATCGAGGCTTGTGGTGTCTGCGGAAGTGATCTGCACACTATCAGCG GTGGATGGGGAGATCAGAAATTCCCTCTTTGCGTGGGTCATG AAATCATCGGCAGAGCAATTCGCGTCGGACCCAAGGTCACATTGATCCAAGAAGGCCAGCGCGTCGGTGTTGGCGCCCAGTCATACTCCTGCGGTGAGTGCAAGCAATGCAAGAACGACAACGAGACCTACTGCCCCGTCCTCATGATGGATACCTACGGCTCTGAGTGGCCTGAGACTGGCATCGTTAGCCAAGGTGGATACTCGTCGCATGTGCGCACTCACGAACACTGGGTATTTCCCATCCCCGAACAACTCGAAACCAACCTTGTCGCCCCCATGCTATGTGCCGGCCTGACCGCATATTCACCGCTGGTGCGTAACGGCGCCGGGCCTGGCAAGAAAGTGGGAATTGTGGGACTGGGTGGAATCGGTCACTTTGGCATCATGTTTGCCAAAGCCCTTGGAGCAGAGACTTGGGCTATTTCCCGGTCTCGCGCCAAGGAGGCCGATGCACGAAAGTTGGGAGCGGATGGATACATTGCTACGGCGGAGGAAGGTTGGGAGAAGGATCACTTGTGCTCGTTTGATCTGATCATCAACTGCGCTAGCTCTTCTCAGGGCTTTGACCTGGCTAAGTATTTGTCTCTCATGGACGTCCATGGTCGCTGGATTAGCGTCGGACTTCccgaggaagatggtcaGGTCATCAAGGCACAGAACCTGATCGCGAACGGAGTCTTGATTGGGGCTAGCCACTTGGGTAGCCGGCGGGAAATGTTGGATATGCTCAAGTTAGCAGCAGACAAAGGTCTACGGGGATGGGTCGAGGAGCTGCAGATTGGCGAGGAGGGACTCAAGGAAGCCATGGTCCGAatgaagaagggagatgtTCATTATCGTTTTACGATGACCGGGTACGACAAAGTGTTTGCTTGA